The following proteins come from a genomic window of Ictidomys tridecemlineatus isolate mIctTri1 chromosome 9, mIctTri1.hap1, whole genome shotgun sequence:
- the Dck gene encoding deoxycytidine kinase translates to MATPPKRNCPSPSTSSEGTRIKKISIEGNIASGKSTFVNILKQVCEDWEVVPEPVARWCNVHSTQDEFEELTTSQKSGGNVLQMMYEKPERWSFTFQSYACLSRIRAQLASLNGKLKDAEKPVLFFERSVYSDRYIFASNLYESDCMNETEWAIYQDWHDWMNNQFGQSLELDGIIYLRATPEKCLSRIYLRGRTEEQDIPLEYLEKLHYKHESWLLHRTLKTNFDYLQEVPILTLDVNEDFKDKHESLVEKVKEFLSSL, encoded by the exons ATGGCCACCCCGCCCAAGAGAAACTGCCCATCTCCCTCCACTAGCTCCGAGGGTACCCGCATCAAGAAAATCTCCATCGAAGGGAACATCG CTTCAGGGAAGTCAACATTTGTGAATATCCTTAAACAAGTCTGTGAGGATTGGGAAGTGGTTCCTGAACCTGTTGCCAGATGGTGCAATGTTCATAGTACTCAAGATGAATTTGAG GAACTGACAACGTCTCAGAAAAGTGGTGGGAATGTTCTTCAGATGATGTATGAGAAGCCTGAACGATGGTCTTTTACCTTTCAATCATATGCCTGTCTCAGTCGGATACGAGCTCAGCTTGCCTCTCTCAATGGCAAGCTCAAAGATGCAGAGAAACCTGTATTGTTTTTTGAACGATCTGTGTACAGTGACAG GTATATTTTTGCATCTAATTTGTATGAATCTGACTGCATGAATGAAACAGAGTGGGCAATATATCAAGACTGGCATGACTGGATGAATAACCAGTTTGGCCAAAGCCTTGAATTGGATGGAATCATTTATCTTCGAGCTACTCCAGAG AAATGCTTAAGTAGAATATATTTACGAGGAAGAACTGAAGAGCAAGACATTCCTCTTGAATATTTAGAGAAGCTTCATTATAAACATGAAAGTTGGCTCCTGCATAGAACACTGAA AACAAATTTTGATTATCTACAAGAGGTGCCTATCTTAACACTGGATGTTAATGAAGACTTTAAGGACAAACATGAAAGTCTGGTTGAAAAG gTCAAAGAATTTTTGAGTAGTTTGTGA